The genomic stretch cctgcctttgTCCAGGGAGCCCCTCAGGAGCACGGATCATGCCGGATTTGCACTTCCTCCTCAGCACTGAGGATTATCCCTGCTTGGCTCAGGAGTTGCGTAAGGTCCTGGCTTCCCAGCAAACTCCAGCttctcagcaggagcagcgcaGCAGCCCCGGCCCCATCCCCGCTCCATGCCACACCGAACACGGCAGCTCATTCCTAACGCCTTTATTGCGGGGGGACTCCAGTGACTGTgagggggctgcagctgctcctgcccgcaGCGGCCGCGGCCCCTGGAGCCTCCGTCCAGCAGGTGCACGCCGTGGGTCAGGGCTGCCCCACCAGCAGCTGGATTGGAGGCAGCCCGTcatggggctggaggaggctccaCGGGCAGCGGGGTCGGGACGGGCAGgggggcagcagagcagagttaCAGGTAGACAGGCAGGTCCTTCTCGATCACCTGTGGGCAAGAGGGGAGCGTTGTACCCCGAGAACATCCCCggccttcccctcctcctcagcagagcACTTACATAGGGATCTTCCATCGGGCTGTACCTCTTCACCACCTGACCTTCTCGGTTAATGAGGAACTGTGGGAGTGAAGCAAGCCCCGGTGAGGGAGTCCAGGgctccatggagctgctgggggtgtGGCAGCTCTAGCTCCCACAGACTTGGCTTccccctcagctctgctctgggcagggcaggggttCCCAAGGGTCTCGAGACACAGGAGCCCCTTGGGATGCTCCTGCCCTGACACTGGGGGtaacagcacagagcagagcccagcgtgaggctccctcctgcctcagggacccctcccagctccctggaggGGGGtgcagcccagaggaggcaactGCGTCCTACCTTGGTGAAGTTCCATTTTATTGcactgggagagaaaaaagaggagTGAGTTCTGAGCAGAAAAGCCTTTCCTCACCCCCAGCCAGGCCCTGGGCcaagctctccctgctggctgcagggctgggggtccccAGGGCTCCCCCTCCCACACTCACTTGCCCAGGGTGCCTCTCCCTTTGGGCTGATCCTTCATCCACTTCCAGAGGGGGTGAGCATCGTCCCCGTTGACATCGATCTTGCTGTACATGTCGAACTTCACCCCGTAGTTCTCAGCAAATGCCTTGATCTGAGCATTGTCCCCGGGCTCCTGAGGGGCCACACCGGGACCGTGAGGGTTCCCCGGGCCATCCTGACGCCCCCGGGGAACCCGAGCCCCCACCCCACGTACCTGCTTCCCAAACTGGTTGCAGGGAAAGCCCAGGATGCGTAAACCCCTCTCAGCGTATCGGGCGTGCATATCGACAAGCTGAGTGTAGTTTACCGCGGTTTTCCCTCATTTGGAGGCCACGTTGGTGATGATACAGACGTAGCCCCTGCAGAGGGGGTGGATGAGCTGCCCTTCCCACAGAGTCCCCTCACCCGCCCGGGTTACGCAAGAGCCGTTGTGGCTCAACCTCGCCCGGCGCTGCGTTCCGCCACCCGCTGCCCCTCCGTCCTACCGGTACTTGTCTAGGGACACGTCGTTGCCATCGATGTCGAGGGCGTGAAAGTCGTAGATGGCCTTGGCCGAATGCCAGTCGTCCGCCTGGGCACACTGAGGGGCGGGCGAGTCACTGCGGAGCCCCCCGTAGGCCCCGCCACCCCCGCTCCCCTGGGGAGCCTCTCCGCACCCCGCCGGGCCAGGCCCGAGCCCCCGCCGCCCTCCGGGGCACTCCTCGGGAGAGACCCCGGGCCAGCCCCaggcccggcccccgccgcaCGGCCCGGTGCCGGAGCGGAGCGGGCCGAGCCGCGCTCCCTGAGCGGCCCCGCACTCACCATGCTCCGCACCGCGCCCAGCCCTGGTCCCAGTGGCActgcccgcgccgccgcccgcccgcaaCACAGCGCGCCCCGCACCGCGCTGCTCCAGCCCATCGCGCACAAACCCCGCCCCTTTCGGCAAGAACAGCCAATCAACGCTCAGAGGTGGGATGATTGATGGAGAACTGACCAATAGAAGGGCAAGGTGGGCAGGGTGGCCGCAGGGGTGTTTATCGGGAGGGACCACGAGACTGAGGGGGGAGGGACGGATCAAAGGGCGGGGTGCGGAGTCAGGTGCTGCGGGCCGATCCTCCGGGCGGTGATTCCATCCCGACCGGCTGCGGGTTCCGAACAGAGCCGCAGCAACCCAGAGCCTCACCacggcagcagcagagagatgcCCGCTCCCTCCGGAGGCAGCGGCAGGGCACGGGTGGTGGCGGACCACATCTCCCAGGAGGCGTTGCGGCTGAGGTCCCCCGAGTGCGCCTCGGGGCCGCCTGTGTGTGCGCGCGGGGCAGGCGGCAGCGCGGGCAGCACGCGGGGGCCTCAGCGAAGATGGACGATGAGGAGGAGACGTACCGGCTGTGGAAGATCCGCAAGACCATCATGCAGGTCCGGGGGGGCGGAGGCGCCGGCAGGGCCGAGCCTGGTGTGCGGGGATTGCCGGAGGTGGAGGTGGGGAACGTGGAGGCCGGTCTGCTCGCCCTGGTGCGTTCCTGAGCCCGCTGCTGTTCCCGCAGCTCTGCCACGACCGCGGGTACCTGGTGACCCAGGACGAGCTGGACCAGACTCTGGAGGAGTTCAAGGCGCAGTTCGGGGACAAACCCAGCGAGGGCCGCCCCCGTCGCACCGACCTGACCGTGCTGGTGGCTCACAACGATGATCCCACCGACCAGATGTTCGTGTTCTTCCCCGGTGAGCAGCGCCGGCCCGGGCGGGGTGCGGAGCGTGGGGAGGCTCTCGGTGACCCCGGGTCCGGCTGAGCCCTCGGAGAGGGGGGTTCAGAGCCTGAGAGGCTCTCGGTGACCCCGGGTCTGGTTCTTTCCTCAGAGGAGCCCAAGGTGGGCATCAAGACGATCAAGATGTACTGCCAGCGCATGCAGGAGGAGAACATCACCCGGGCTCTGATCGTGGTGCAGCAGGGAATG from Hirundo rustica isolate bHirRus1 chromosome 26, bHirRus1.pri.v3, whole genome shotgun sequence encodes the following:
- the GPX4 gene encoding phospholipid hydroperoxide glutathione peroxidase, with protein sequence MGWSSAVRGALCCGRAAARAVPLGPGLGAVRSMCAQADDWHSAKAIYDFHALDIDGNDVSLDKYRGYVCIITNVASKUGKTAVNYTQLVDMHARYAERGLRILGFPCNQFGKQEPGDNAQIKAFAENYGVKFDMYSKIDVNGDDAHPLWKWMKDQPKGRGTLGNAIKWNFTKFLINREGQVVKRYSPMEDPYVIEKDLPVYL
- the POLR2E gene encoding DNA-directed RNA polymerases I, II, and III subunit RPABC1; the encoded protein is MDDEEETYRLWKIRKTIMQLCHDRGYLVTQDELDQTLEEFKAQFGDKPSEGRPRRTDLTVLVAHNDDPTDQMFVFFPEEPKVGIKTIKMYCQRMQEENITRALIVVQQGMTPSAKQSLVDMAPKYILEQFLQQELLINITEHELVPEHVVMTKEEVTELLARYKLRENQLPRIQAGDPVARYFGIKRGQVVKIIRPSETAGRYITYRLVQ